One Vicia villosa cultivar HV-30 ecotype Madison, WI linkage group LG5, Vvil1.0, whole genome shotgun sequence genomic window, CATCACTTCAATATTCTTCTTAAAAGTCTTGGAACATGGTGTTGCAAATCGAGCTGAGAATGACCTTGAAAAATCATCATCAGTTGAATAACCATCATCAAAATTTTGTAAGTAAGAGGTTGGATCATATAGAAACACAGGTGAAGATGATCTGAATATTCCCCTCCTCTTGTTTTCTCTCTTGATCTTCCTCCACAGTGTTTTCAACTTTGCTATCTTCATTGTGCTCATAAATTTATTGACACATACAATAGGGTCATAGCCAATTCTCTCATAACTTGACCAAATGCTAATGTTTCTTGAGCATAGACAGTTGCAATTTTCAAGATCCATAGTGTATGGAGTAGATGACAAAGGAAGTATATAAAATGGTTTAAGGAATGAATGTGTTTGGAGTGTATGTACTAATTAGGACTAAGGCTAAAGGCTATTTATATAGTGATGGCATGAACAacttttctttccatttttttgAATCTCCTCATCACCAGATCAGCAAAGCATATACTTTAGGCCAAATTGGACCAACAAAAAGAAATGGAAAAAGTTTGGATAATGCAGCAAATTTAAAACTTCCTTTTGATGTCAGCATTTCAAGTTGTTACTAAGTGTATTTTAAAAAGCAATATTAAAAATTCTTTTTGATGTCAACAGTCCAAGTCGGTatgatattttttctttaaagaTTCCTAGTGGTGACTGTAATACTACTACGTAGTCACATGGAGCATGGCTTAATTGTTGAGTAACTTTGGAGAAAGATACACTATGAATGTTTCGAAAACCTAAAGCCTGCCGTATGTATGTATTTCCCAAACAAATTTTTTGATTAacaaattttttgattaaaaaaacacCACATGAAGTCATCAAGACTAGTAATGTGAGTGATTAGAATTTAAGTGTGAGTGGTTAAGTCATACGTTACTTTAAAGTGGAACAATATATAAGGGTAAAGATCCATACTCTCATTtctttaaggttttaggtggatatATAGTTTAAGATCACTAACAAAAGGTAAATTTCTTTTCCAAGATATGAGATATGCTCGTAATATGCTAGTTATATGCTAAAAACGGGCATTTTCATTTTTTCAGATCTACACATTATTATGCAATCTAGAGTCAATCATTTGTATTCTTGTTAACACGATTTCTTTTGCTTGTTTCTTGAAAGCCAAAATTAAGATCTTTGTAGTTACAGTAACTTAACTAACATAAATAAGTTACATGATGGATAATGGATAAAGTGATTACCTTAGCCTCTTAATCCATAATGTTAAAGTATgtttcactactacaaataacacgTTTCACCTCGGATGTGG contains:
- the LOC131604072 gene encoding uncharacterized protein LOC131604072, which codes for MDLENCNCLCSRNISIWSSYERIGYDPIVCVNKFMSTMKIAKLKTLWRKIKRENKRRGIFRSSSPVFLYDPTSYLQNFDDGYSTDDDFSRSFSARFATPCSKTFKKNIEVMYDEEMTQTNELVT